The DNA window ACCCCGCGTGTGCACGACGACATGGACTCGAACGTCGGCGCGCGGTACACGCAACGGGTCGGCGACGTGGAAGCGGCGTTCGCGCGGGCGCCGCACCGCTTCACGGAGCGGCTGGTGCTCGACCGCGGCACCGCCTCGCCGATCGAGACGCGGGGCGTCGTCGCGGTCTGGGATCCACGCGCCGGCCATCTCGACGTCTGGGACAGCACCCAGGCCCCGATCCCGATTCGCAACGGGCTGGCGCGGATGCTCGGGCTGTTGCAGGAGTCGGTCCGGGTCGTCGCCCCCGACGTCGGCGGGGGATTCGGGCCCAAGGTCATGATGTTCTATCCGGAAGAGGTCCTGGTGCCGTTCGCCGCGATGCGCCTCGGGCGGCCGGTGAAGTGGATCGAAGACCGGCGCGAGCACTTCGTCGCGACCAACCAGGAGCGCGAGCAGATCCACGACGCGGAGATCGCCGTGGATGCCGACGGCCGCATCCTGGCCGTGCGCACGGTGTTCTTGTACGACGCCGGGGCGTACAACCCGTACGGGCTCATCGTGCCGATCGTCGCGAGCACGACGCTGCCCGGCCCGTACCGGCTGCCGGCCTATCACTGCGAGTTCCAGGCGGTGTTTACGAACAAGACCAGCGTGAGCCCCTACCGCGGCGCCGGACGGCCCCACGGCGTGTTCGTGATGGAACGGCTGCTCGACCGCGTTGCGCGTGAGCTCGGCATCGACCGCGCGGAGGTCCGCCGCCGCAACCTGATCCCGCCCGACGCCTTCCCGTACGACGTCGGGCTCATCTATCAGGACCAGGCGCCGCTGCGCTACGACAGCGGCAACTACCCCGCGGTCCTCGCGCGCGCGCTCGAGATGATCGACTACACGGGATGGCCGGCGCGGCAGGAGGCCCTGCGGGCGGAAGGACGGCACGCCGGGCTCGGCGTCGCCTGCTACGTCGAAGGCACCGGGATCGGACCGTACGAAGGCGCGCGGGTGACGGTCGAGCCGTCCGGACGGGTCGCGGTGGCCACCGGGGTCGGCACCCAGGGCCAGGGACACGCGACGTCCTTCGCGCAGCTCGCCGCCGACGTGCTCGGCGTGGAGCCGCGCAACGTGATCGTGCACACCGGCGACACCGGGTTGTTCGGCTGGGGCACCGGCACGTTCGCGAGCCGCGCGGCGACGGTGGCCGGTAACGCCGTGGCCCTGGCCGCCAAGGCCGTGCGCGAGAAGGCCCAGCTCGTCGCGGCCGGTCTCCTCGAGGCGCCGGCCGCCGAGATCGAACTCGCCGGCGGCGCCGCGTTCGTCCGGGGCGTGCCGGGACGCGCGGTTCCGCTCGGCGACGTGGCGCTGGCGGCCAACCCGCTCCGGTTCGCGATGCCGGCGGAATGGGACGGGCCCGGCCTCGAGGCGATCCGCTACTTCGCGCCGCCGCAGGGGACCTTCGCCGCCGGCGTGCACGCGTGCATCGTGGAGGTCGATCCGGAGACCGGCACGCTCACGTTCCACCGGTACGTCGTCGTCCACGACTGCGGCCGGGTGATCAACCCGGCGATTCTCGAGGGTCAGATCCACGGCGGCGTGGCGCAGGGACTCGGCGGGGCGTTTTGGGAGCAGCTGGTGTACGATGAGCAGGCCCAACCGCTCAGCACCACGTTTATGGATTATCTGCTGCCGACGGCCGCCGACCTGCCGGCGGTGGACGTCGATCATCTCGAGACGCCGTCGCCGCTCAACCCGCTGGGCGTCAAGGGGGCCGGCGAAGCGGGCGTGATCCCCGTGCCCGCGGTGGTGGCGCAGGCGATCGACGACGCACTCGCGCCCCTCGGGGTGCGCGTGACCGCCATGCCGCTCAATCCAAGCCGGCTGTACCATCTCATGACGAACGCCCGGAGGTCCGCATGAAACTCGACGGCACCACGACGCTGCCCGCTCCGGTCGAGACGGTCTGGAAGGCCATCAACGATCCGGAGGTGCTGCGCCGCTGCACGCCGGGGCTCAAAGAGCTCAAAGAGACCGGGCCGGACGCCTACCAAGCCACGATGTCGATCGGCATCGCCGCGGTCAAGGGCACCTACGCCGGCACGCTCCAGATCACCGACAAGCAGCCGCCCGCGCACTGCCGAATTCTGCTCGAAGGCACCGGCGGCGCCGGATTCATGAGAGGGGAAGGGATCGTCGATCTCGAGGCGCAGGGCGGCGCCACGCTGGTCCGATGGACCGGCGACATCCAGATCGGCGGCCTGATCGCCGGCGTCGGCCAGCGCATGCTGGGAGGCGTCGGCAAGATGCTGATCGGGCAGTTCTTCAAATGCCTCGAGCAGCAGTTCGGCGCGCCCTCTCCCGCCGGGGGGGACCGGTGAAGCCGGCCGCGTTCGAGTACTACGCCCCCCGCGCGGTGGACGAGACGGTGGCCCTGTTGGCGGCCCACGGCGACGACGCGAAGGTACTGGCCGGCGGCCAGAGCCTCGTGCCTCTCATGAACATGCGCCTCGCGCGTCCCCGGGTGATCATCGACATCAACCGGGTGCGCGGATTGGACCGCCTCGGCGGCGACGGCGTGCTGCGGCTCGGCGCGCTCGTCCGCCAGCGCGCCGCGGAACGCTCCCCGCTCGTCGCGTCGCGGTGCCCCCTGCTCCGCGACGCCCTCGGGTGGGTCGGCCACCCGCAGATCCGCAACCGGGGCACCATCGGCGGCAGCATCGCGCACGCGGATCCCGCCGCGGAGATCCCGGCGGTCCTCGCCGCCCTCGACGGCGAGGTGACCGTGCGCGGGCCGGAGGGCGCGCGGACCCTCCGGGCGGCCGATCTGTTCGTGACCTACCTGACGACCGCGATCGACGCGCGCGAGCTCCTGATCGAGGTCCGCATCCCCGCCCTGCCCCGCGGCGCGGGATGGTCCTGGATGGAAATCGCGCGGCGCCACGGAGACTTCGCGCTGGCGGGCGTCGGCGTCGTCGTCACCCTCCGCCGCGGCGCCATCGCCGACCCGCGCATCGCGCTGACGGGCGTCGGACCCACCCCGGTCCGCGCCGGGGCGGCGGAGCGCCTGCTCGCGGGACGCGCGCCGTCCGAGCCGCTGTGGCAGGAGGCCGCCGACGCCGTGCGCGCGGCGATCGAGCCCGACGGCGATCTGCACGCCTCCGCCGACTACCGCCGGCACATCGCCGGCGTGCTGACGGTCCGCGCGCTGCGCGAGGCGCTCGGCCGCGTGGGCGGACGCCGCCGCGGTGAGGCGGCGTGATGCCGCCGCGCGACGTCGCGCTCACGATCAACGGCCGCGCGTATCGCGGCCGCGTCGAGCCGCGCCGGACGCTGGCGGACTTCATCCGCGAAGACTGCGGGTTGACGGGCACGCACCTCGGGTGCGAGCATGGCGTGTGCGGGGCGTGTACAATACTGATGGACGGCGACGCGGTCCGATCGTGCCTGCTGTTTGCGGTGCAGGCCGACGGCGCGGACCTCCGGACGGTCGAGGGCCTCGCGGACGGCGATCGCCTGCACCCGATCCAGCAGGCCTTCTGGGAACACCACGGCCTGCAGTGCGGGTTCTGCACGCCGGGGTTCCTGATGACGGCGGTCGCCTTCCTCCGGGAGCATCCGCGTCCGACCGAGCGCGAGATCCGCGAGGGCCTCGCCGGGAACCTGTGCCGCTGCACCGGGTATCAAAATATCGTCAAGGCCGTCGCGGCGGCCGCCGAGGCGCTCGTCTCGACCGCCCCGGAACGGGGCGGCGGCCGGGCGGCCGCAAAGAAGGGCGCGGGCGGACGTCGGCGAACTCCCGAACACCCGCAGCGCCGGCGAACATCAGGGTAGCGCCGGCGGCGCCACCCTAGACGGACGAAGGAGATGAACGACCAGAGATCACGGCAATGGATCACACCATCGATGCAGTCTCGATGAGCTGGCGGGTCGCCCGCGCGATCCGCCAGGAGGGATGGACCGGAGAGGTCATCGCGGTCCACCCCCACAGCGTGTATGTGACCGACGAGGACGACGAGATTTACGCCATCGTGCGGCAGCCGCTCGGCAACGGTCCGCTCAATCTCGTGATCCCCGCCGAACCCGCGCACCTCTTCAACGGCCTGACCCTCGGCACGAGTCTCGCCTCCAACGGCGCGCGGTTGGGCGTCGGCGAAGTGATTACGATCGGCCTCGAGCGCGCAGCGATTTGGGATCCCAAGGCCTACGCGGCGCCGGCCGACGAGGCCGCCCTGGAGCGCGGCCTCGCCGCGCTGTACCGGGAGATCGCGCGCCGGGCCCCGGAGGAGAGCCTCGCGCGGCTCCTGCCCCACCTCGAGGACGAAGATCTGCCGGACGCGCTCGAGCGCGTCGCCCATTTTCCCCGCAGCCACGCCCTGATCGGCGGACTCGTCGAGTCCTTGGCCCAGCGGGACCGGCGGCGCCTCAAGGTCGTGACGTCGTCTCTCGCCGGCCTCGGACCGGGCCTCACGCCGGCCGGCGACGACTTCATCGCCGGCATCCTGCTGGCGCTCGCGCTGGTGCGCGAGCAGCGCCTCGATCCGTCGTTGAACGCGATCGCCACCCTGCTCGTGGAGACCGCGGCGCCGCGGACGCACGAAATCAGCGGCGCCTTCTTGCGGGCCGCGTACGACGGGCAGGTGGGCGAACGCTGGCATCCCTTGCTGGCGGCGCTGACCGCGGGCGACGTCGCCCGGATCGTCGAGACGGTGGTACCGGTCCTGATGACCGGCGAGACCTCCGGGGCCGACATGCTGGCCGGCTTCCTCGTCGGCATCGGCGTGCTCCAGGGCGGGGCGGCGGCGGCGTGGCGGATCCCCGTGCCGGCGGGCGGACCCGTCGCGGTGTCGAAGCCGCTCCCGCCGGCTGGGTAAGCGACCTACCGCTGCGGGAGGAAGAAGCGAAGCACACCTGACTTGACTGGAACTGGTCGTCCGCGGGTATCTCCGCACCACGCCGCGGCAGCCGACATAAGTCCACCACCGAGCCCTGTTTGAGCGAACGAAGACGCGGTCGTTGCTTGCGCCAAACTTATCGTTTTCCTCCATCGAGCCTCGCTATAGTCTTGTATAATGACACTCGATGGGATTGGCCCGGGACTCGATGAGGGGAGGACGGCATGGCGGGACGGTTCGGGGGCAACTGGCACGGGATCATCGGCGGTACTTCGAACCTTGGAAGGGTCAGTGCCAAACTCACTCAAAGCATGAACCAGGTGTCGGGGCAATTCACCTTTCAGGATCTCGTGACTGTACCGGTCTCCGCCGATGTCGACGCAACGGTCAACGGATCCTTGATCGACGGGAACCTCAATAATGTACGACCGCTCCTGCCCGGCGGCGCCGCGCCGCTGGCGCCCCATGTGCGACTTCCGAGAACCGGCCGCATCCTGGGCATGATCGACGACGATGGCAAGAGAATCACCGGCTTTTGGTACACCGACGCGCAAACGAGTGGGGGATTTATCCTCTCGCGATCCTGATCTGATCCGCCTCCGTGGCGTCGCTTACGTCGGCCGGGTGTCCCCTTCCGTCCGCACCCGCCGCCATGGGCCCTCGCCGCGCGGGAACCGCCGGGCCAGCGCGTCGAGCGCGTCCTGCATTTCGCTCCTGACGACCTCGCGCCAGTAGATCCCCGTCCGCCCGATGTGCCGGTACTTCTCGTACCGGCGGTCGACCAGCTTCGGCACCGGGGTGCGGCGCAGGGCGCGCAGGGCCGCCGCCACGTGGGCCGCAAGTGATTGGGCCGCGGCTGCGTGGTCGAGATGCGCCCCGCCGGGCGGCTCGGGCACGATCTCGTCGATCACGCCGAGACGCTTGAGGTCGGAGGCGGTGATCTTGAGCGCCGTGGACAGGGCCTGGGCCTGCGCGACGTCGCGGTAGAGAATCGCGGCGGCGCCTTCCGGAGAGATCACGGAGTAGATGGCGTGCTCCAGCATGAGCACGCGGTCGCCGACGGCCAGCGCCAGGGCGCCCCCGCTGCCCCCTTCCCCGATGATCACCGCGACGATCGGCGTCGGCAATCCCGTCATCACCGCGAGGTTCTCCGCGAGGGCGAGGGCGATGCCGCCGCGCTCGGCCTCGTAACTGGGATCGGCCCCGGGCGTGTCGACCAGCGTGACGACCGGCAGGTGAAACTTGGCGGCGAGACGCGCGAGCCGCAGGGCCTTGCGGTAGCCGCCGGGGCCGGCCATCCCCCGGTGCCGGTCCGCCTGGGCCTCGAGTGTGCCGCCGCGCTCCTGGCCGACGATCATGATGGTCTGGCCGTCGAACTCCGCGAGCCCGCCGGCGATCGCCGGGTCGTCGCGGCCCTGCCGGTCGCCGTGCAGTTCGATGAAGTCCGTGGTCATGCGCGCGATGTAGTCGAGTGCGGTCGGACGCGACACGTGCCGCGCCAGCTGCACTTCCTCCCACGCCGCGAGCGCTCGGCCGCGGACCCCCGCCGGCGCGGGCCCGCGGCGGGGACTCGGGACCGCCCCCCGGGCGAGGTGCCTGACGAGATAGGACACCGTCTCGCGGAGGCGCTCCCGCGGGACGATCAGATCGACGAGGCCGTGACGGACGAGCGTCTCCGCGCGGTGCGAGTCCGGCGGCAGTGCCGTCCCGGTCGTTTGCTCGATCACGCGCGGCCCGACGAAGCCGATCTGTGCGCCCGGCTCCGCGACGATGACGTCGCCCAGGCTGGCGAAGCTGGCCGTGACGCCGCCGAAGGTCGGGTCCGTCAGGATGGAGATGAACGCGAGGCCGTGGCGGTCGTGGCGGGCCTCCGCGGCCGCCACCTTGGCCATCTGCATGAGCGAGAGCATGCCTTCCTGCATCCGGGCGCCCCCGCTCGCCGCGACGCTCACAAGCGGGAGCCGGCGCCGGGTCGCGTGCTGAAAGGCGTTCGCGACCTTCTCGCCCACGACCGAGCCCATCGTCCCGCCCAGGAATTCGAAGTCGAAGACCGCGAGCACGACCGGCCGGCCGCCGATGCGGCAGAGGCCGGTCGTCACCGCCTCGCGGAGCCCGGTCTGCCGGCGGGCCTCGATCAACCGCGCCCGGTACGGCTTGCGGTCGATGAACTGCAGCGGATCGACGGAGATGAGGCCGCGGTCGAGTTCGCGGAACGTGCCGGGATCGGCCAGCATGCGGATGCGCGCCGGCGACGGCATCGCGAGGTAGCGTCCGCACCCCGCGCACACGTACAGCCGCTCTCCCAGCGCCTGCGGCGGGTGGGTGAGCCCGCACGAGGGGCACGGAACCGGCGCTGGCACCTGCCGCGGCCGCGCGAACATTAGGACGCGTCGCACGATGGCATCTTAACGGCGCGGCCGGCCGGGTGGCTCACACGACGCCGGCGTCGCGCAGCGCCGTCACCTGCGCGCCGGGATATCCCAGCTCGCGCAGCACGGCCGCCGTGTGCTCGCCGAGCACGGGTGGCGGCGTCCGCACGCCGCCCGGCGTGTCGGAAAACTTCAGCGGGACGCCGTTCACCCGGACGCGCCCTGCGCGGGGGTGCTCGACCGCCACCACCATCCCACGGTGGAGGACCTGCGGATCGTTCATCACCTCGCTGATGCGGGAGATGGGACCGACCGGCACGCCGGCCTCCCCGAGCCGGGCCACCCACTCGGCCGTCGTCCCGCTCCGCAACACCGGCTCGAGCGCCTCCACCAGTTCCCGCCGGTGCGCGACGCGCGCGGCGTTGGTCGCAAAGCGCGGGTCGTCTGCGAAGGGCACGTCCAGCGCCCGGCAGAACCGCTGCCACAGGCCCTCGCTCCCGACGGCGACCGTGACGAACCCGTCCCGCGTCGGAAACGGCTGGTAGGGCACCAGATTGGTGTGGGCCGACCCGACGCGCGGCGGGTTGTCGCCCGTGGCGAAGTAGTTGGCGGCCATGTACGTCATCCACGCGACCTGGGCGTCCAGCATCGCCGCGTCGATCCACTGGCCGCGGCCGTCGCGGTCGCGGACCCGCAGCGCCGCGAGGACGCCGTACGCGGCGAACATCCCGGCGCAGATGTCGGCGACCGCCACCCCGACCCGCATCGGATGCCCGTCGGCCTCGCCGGTGATCGCCATCAGCCCGCCCATCCCCTGGACGATCAGGTCGTACGCCGGACGCTCGCGGTACGGTCCGGTCTGCCCGAACCCCGAAATCGAGCAGTACACGAGGCGGGGCAGCCGGGCGTGCACCGTCTCGTACCCGACGCCCAGCCGGTCCATCGTCCCCGGGCGGAAATTCTCGACGAGCACGTCGGCCCGCCCGAGAAGGCGCCACAACAGCTCGCGCCCCCGTTCGTCCTTGAGATTGGCCGTCAGGCTCTCCTTGTTGCGGTTGATGCTCATGAAGTACGCGCTCTCGCCGTGGACAAACGGCGGCCCCCAGCCGCGCGTATCGTCGCCGCCGTCCGGCGTCTCCACCTTGATCACGCGCGCGCCGAGGTCGGCCAGCATCATCGTGCAGTAGGGACCGGCGAGCGCCCGCGTGAGGTCGACGACCAGGAGGCCGTCGAGCGGTCCTGGCGAGGTCATTTTTGGACGAACGCGAAGCAGCGGCAGAACGCCGCCTCGCCCCCCTTGAACCGGAAGGGGAACGCCCCGAACCACACCCGCGTGTCGAGCACTTCGTCGATCATGCCGCCGACGTTCTCGACGTGGAACACGCCCTTTGGAAAGAGATAGGTGTGGGTCGCCTGGTAGGCTTTGGGCCAGGGGAACGCCTCGTCGATCGGCATCCCGATCTTCTTCTCCACCTCCGGCACCAGGTCCGGCCGCGCCCGCCGGACGTTGGTGTTGAACGGATGGTCGGTGGAGATGGCGTCGATCGCGAGCCAGCGGATGCCGCGGTCGAGGACCCAGTCGCAGAACTCGAGCCGCGGGCCGGGATGCTTGAGGAACGCGCGCGGGAGATTCGGCTTGTCCCGGTTGCGGACTTTGTACCAGTCCTCGTTGTAGTAGTGGTGGTAGCCCGTGTGAATGACGAGGATGTCGCCGCGCTGGATCTTGATCTTGTGCCTGCGCTCCCACCGCTCGAAGTGCTCGGGGCCGTAGATGTCGTAGTCGCCGACGCCGAACTGGCTTAAGTCCACGACGCATGCGGGGCCGAGCAGCGACTCGAGCGGAATCCCGGCGACGTCCGGTCCCGGGTCGTTGAAGTGGAGCGGCGAATCGAGGTGCGTCGCGATGTGGTTCGTGCTGCTGATGAGTTGCGCGTTGACGCCCTCGAACGCCATCTTCTTGACCCACTTCACCGTGGGGCCTTCGTAGTAGGCAAACGGCGGCGAGTCGACGCTGAAGTTTTGGGACAGATCGAGCACGCGGACCCGGCTCAGGTCCACCGGCTTGAACGCCATCGCGGTCCTCCTCGTGGGACGGGATTGGCCGGCGGCGTGGGGGACGCGGGTGCGACTCGCCCGCGATACGCCGAACCGCCGGCCGATGGAGCAGGGGTTCTCCCAGCCGCTTCCGGCGCCCTGCGTCGCGATCGGGCGCCGTGCCACCGGCAGGACGGCATGGGTGCCTCCGCCGTACTTCTGCTCGTATGATCACCCTCATCGTCGCGACCGAGCATGGACTGTTCAGCGCGCGCCGGGCCCTCGACTGGTCCGTCGAGCACCATCTCTCCGGCTCATCCGCGGCGTGCGTCGCGGTCGATCCCGAGACCGCCACGCGGGTCTACTGCGGCACCCTGGGCCGCGGCGTGTGGCACAGCGATGACGCGGGGCGCTCCTGGGAGCCGGCCGGGCCCGGCGTCTCGCACGCGTTGGTGACCTCGATCGCCGCGAGCCCGACCGAGGGCGGCGACGACTACGCGGTCGTCTACGCCGGAACCGAACCGAGCGCGCTGTTTCGCTCCACCGACGGCGGCGCCTCGTGGAGCGAGTCGTCCGGGCTCCGGTCGCTCCCGTCCGCGCCGACGTGGAGTTTCCCCCCGCGCCCGGAGACGCATCACGTCCGGTGGATCGAGCCCGATCCCGTGGCCACCGGACGCCTCTTCGTTGCCATCGAGGCCGGCGCGCTCCTCCGCACGCCGGACGGCGGACGCACGTGGGAGGATCGCGTCCCCGGCGGTCCATACGACACGCACACCGCGGCCACGCACCGGCTCGCGCCGGACCGCGTCTACTCCGCGGCCGGCGACGGATACTTCGAGAGCGCCAACGCCGGCCGGACATGGACGCGGCGGATGGACGGGCTCCGGCACCGCTACCTGGTCGGCGTGGCCGTCGATCCGGAAGAGCCCGACACCGTCATCGTGTCCGCGGCCGAGGGCCCGCATTCGGCGTATTCGCCGCGCCACGCCGAGACCCACATCTATCGCCGGGCCGCGCGGGGCGCGTGGCGGCCGGCGACGGAAGGGCTGCCCGATCCCGAGGGCACGACGGTCAGCCACTTCGCCGGGCACCCCGACGAACCGGGCGTGCTGTACGCGGCAAACAATCGCGGCGTGTACCGCACGGCGGACGCGGGGCGCACGTGGGCGGCCCTCGAGATCCCGTGGCCTCCGGGGGCGCTGGCGGGCGGCGTGGCGGCGATCGCCGCGCTGCCCGAATAGGCGGTCACGCCGAGAAGCTGAAGGGCGGGTAGCGATCCGTGGTGAGCAGGAACGCGTAGGTCCCCACCCGCAGCGACCAGCGCAGCACGCCCACGACGAACTCGAAGAGCGATCGTGGATAGCGGCCGGCCACGAGAATCGCAAACCAGGCAAAGATGACGCAGCAGACCGCCGCGATCCCGAGGAACGCCAAGACGATGTAATGCGGAATCGCCAGGAACCACTTGACGAGCGCCAGCCAGCGATGCAGGTCGTTCGCCGCATCGGGGTACGGGATCGCGAGGTGGACGGCCTGCTCCTCGTCGACGGACGGATACTCGTCGCGGAGCAGCGCGAGATACGCGGCGACGCGCGTGGTGAACCCCGTCAGCGCGACGTTCCAATCGAACCACCACCGCGGATACTTCTGCTGG is part of the bacterium genome and encodes:
- the cutA gene encoding aerobic carbon-monoxide dehydrogenase large subunit, with translation MSTRYLGARIARNEDPRLLTGHGLFVDDVQIHGLLHGAVLRSPHAHARIRRLDLRRARAAAGVLAVYAAADLGALNGPLPKLIPHPALVHHKTQYALAPDTVRYAGEAVAFAVAESRYAAEDALDLVDVEYEPLPAVAGLEAAVAPGTPRVHDDMDSNVGARYTQRVGDVEAAFARAPHRFTERLVLDRGTASPIETRGVVAVWDPRAGHLDVWDSTQAPIPIRNGLARMLGLLQESVRVVAPDVGGGFGPKVMMFYPEEVLVPFAAMRLGRPVKWIEDRREHFVATNQEREQIHDAEIAVDADGRILAVRTVFLYDAGAYNPYGLIVPIVASTTLPGPYRLPAYHCEFQAVFTNKTSVSPYRGAGRPHGVFVMERLLDRVARELGIDRAEVRRRNLIPPDAFPYDVGLIYQDQAPLRYDSGNYPAVLARALEMIDYTGWPARQEALRAEGRHAGLGVACYVEGTGIGPYEGARVTVEPSGRVAVATGVGTQGQGHATSFAQLAADVLGVEPRNVIVHTGDTGLFGWGTGTFASRAATVAGNAVALAAKAVREKAQLVAAGLLEAPAAEIELAGGAAFVRGVPGRAVPLGDVALAANPLRFAMPAEWDGPGLEAIRYFAPPQGTFAAGVHACIVEVDPETGTLTFHRYVVVHDCGRVINPAILEGQIHGGVAQGLGGAFWEQLVYDEQAQPLSTTFMDYLLPTAADLPAVDVDHLETPSPLNPLGVKGAGEAGVIPVPAVVAQAIDDALAPLGVRVTAMPLNPSRLYHLMTNARRSA
- a CDS encoding carbon monoxide dehydrogenase subunit G, with protein sequence MKLDGTTTLPAPVETVWKAINDPEVLRRCTPGLKELKETGPDAYQATMSIGIAAVKGTYAGTLQITDKQPPAHCRILLEGTGGAGFMRGEGIVDLEAQGGATLVRWTGDIQIGGLIAGVGQRMLGGVGKMLIGQFFKCLEQQFGAPSPAGGDR
- a CDS encoding xanthine dehydrogenase family protein subunit M, which translates into the protein MKPAAFEYYAPRAVDETVALLAAHGDDAKVLAGGQSLVPLMNMRLARPRVIIDINRVRGLDRLGGDGVLRLGALVRQRAAERSPLVASRCPLLRDALGWVGHPQIRNRGTIGGSIAHADPAAEIPAVLAALDGEVTVRGPEGARTLRAADLFVTYLTTAIDARELLIEVRIPALPRGAGWSWMEIARRHGDFALAGVGVVVTLRRGAIADPRIALTGVGPTPVRAGAAERLLAGRAPSEPLWQEAADAVRAAIEPDGDLHASADYRRHIAGVLTVRALREALGRVGGRRRGEAA
- a CDS encoding (2Fe-2S)-binding protein — protein: MPPRDVALTINGRAYRGRVEPRRTLADFIREDCGLTGTHLGCEHGVCGACTILMDGDAVRSCLLFAVQADGADLRTVEGLADGDRLHPIQQAFWEHHGLQCGFCTPGFLMTAVAFLREHPRPTEREIREGLAGNLCRCTGYQNIVKAVAAAAEALVSTAPERGGGRAAAKKGAGGRRRTPEHPQRRRTSG
- a CDS encoding DUF2877 domain-containing protein, with the translated sequence MSWRVARAIRQEGWTGEVIAVHPHSVYVTDEDDEIYAIVRQPLGNGPLNLVIPAEPAHLFNGLTLGTSLASNGARLGVGEVITIGLERAAIWDPKAYAAPADEAALERGLAALYREIARRAPEESLARLLPHLEDEDLPDALERVAHFPRSHALIGGLVESLAQRDRRRLKVVTSSLAGLGPGLTPAGDDFIAGILLALALVREQRLDPSLNAIATLLVETAAPRTHEISGAFLRAAYDGQVGERWHPLLAALTAGDVARIVETVVPVLMTGETSGADMLAGFLVGIGVLQGGAAAAWRIPVPAGGPVAVSKPLPPAG
- a CDS encoding acetyl-CoA carboxylase carboxyltransferase subunit alpha, translated to MRRVLMFARPRQVPAPVPCPSCGLTHPPQALGERLYVCAGCGRYLAMPSPARIRMLADPGTFRELDRGLISVDPLQFIDRKPYRARLIEARRQTGLREAVTTGLCRIGGRPVVLAVFDFEFLGGTMGSVVGEKVANAFQHATRRRLPLVSVAASGGARMQEGMLSLMQMAKVAAAEARHDRHGLAFISILTDPTFGGVTASFASLGDVIVAEPGAQIGFVGPRVIEQTTGTALPPDSHRAETLVRHGLVDLIVPRERLRETVSYLVRHLARGAVPSPRRGPAPAGVRGRALAAWEEVQLARHVSRPTALDYIARMTTDFIELHGDRQGRDDPAIAGGLAEFDGQTIMIVGQERGGTLEAQADRHRGMAGPGGYRKALRLARLAAKFHLPVVTLVDTPGADPSYEAERGGIALALAENLAVMTGLPTPIVAVIIGEGGSGGALALAVGDRVLMLEHAIYSVISPEGAAAILYRDVAQAQALSTALKITASDLKRLGVIDEIVPEPPGGAHLDHAAAAQSLAAHVAAALRALRRTPVPKLVDRRYEKYRHIGRTGIYWREVVRSEMQDALDALARRFPRGEGPWRRVRTEGDTRPT
- a CDS encoding CaiB/BaiF CoA-transferase family protein; translated protein: MTSPGPLDGLLVVDLTRALAGPYCTMMLADLGARVIKVETPDGGDDTRGWGPPFVHGESAYFMSINRNKESLTANLKDERGRELLWRLLGRADVLVENFRPGTMDRLGVGYETVHARLPRLVYCSISGFGQTGPYRERPAYDLIVQGMGGLMAITGEADGHPMRVGVAVADICAGMFAAYGVLAALRVRDRDGRGQWIDAAMLDAQVAWMTYMAANYFATGDNPPRVGSAHTNLVPYQPFPTRDGFVTVAVGSEGLWQRFCRALDVPFADDPRFATNAARVAHRRELVEALEPVLRSGTTAEWVARLGEAGVPVGPISRISEVMNDPQVLHRGMVVAVEHPRAGRVRVNGVPLKFSDTPGGVRTPPPVLGEHTAAVLRELGYPGAQVTALRDAGVV
- a CDS encoding cyclase family protein, with translation MAFKPVDLSRVRVLDLSQNFSVDSPPFAYYEGPTVKWVKKMAFEGVNAQLISSTNHIATHLDSPLHFNDPGPDVAGIPLESLLGPACVVDLSQFGVGDYDIYGPEHFERWERRHKIKIQRGDILVIHTGYHHYYNEDWYKVRNRDKPNLPRAFLKHPGPRLEFCDWVLDRGIRWLAIDAISTDHPFNTNVRRARPDLVPEVEKKIGMPIDEAFPWPKAYQATHTYLFPKGVFHVENVGGMIDEVLDTRVWFGAFPFRFKGGEAAFCRCFAFVQK
- a CDS encoding DUF4389 domain-containing protein, with translation MEQRPAGFPATLEIDYPERELNRVTTFFRLVTVVPIAIVLALVSGPAGRSDASHFAWGAGGLVVLPTALLLLFQQKYPRWWFDWNVALTGFTTRVAAYLALLRDEYPSVDEEQAVHLAIPYPDAANDLHRWLALVKWFLAIPHYIVLAFLGIAAVCCVIFAWFAILVAGRYPRSLFEFVVGVLRWSLRVGTYAFLLTTDRYPPFSFSA